One window of the Leptospira koniambonensis genome contains the following:
- a CDS encoding M48 family metallopeptidase: MDFVYPENPLHVPKDLTTPTANLKRNLWLAVAGLIGFAVIYITIAAWFTWATFYLITAGFESRHSNLYTIISAMVSGIISFFMLKALFFVKKGEISQEYEVTEKTEPKLFKFLYRLADETGAPRPHRVFLSSRVNACVFYDLSILNFFFPSKKNLEIGLGLVNVLTISELKAVLAHEFGHFAQKSMAVGNWVYIAQQIAAHIIARRDALDDFLKSWSYTDPRLAWIFWILRLAIWSLRASLETIFNLVLMAQHALSREMEFQADLVSVSVTGSDALIHALHKLQAADATWDSAQDFFYRQAQEHKAAASIFKLHLRTIDHMGRILNDPDFCRVTVLPQTNPGAHRVFTSEIAQPPRMWATHPYNHERENNAKRNYVSAKLDDRDSWVIFDDPEELKAKFTKQLLVKLPEEVGTNEELISKLDEEYQQEYLNSKYRGAYLGRSFVRHAEKPENFFDHKIDSISKTLGELYPPSLSEDLEKLKNLERELNLLSALRDGFLVPPDGIIRFRGNEIKKRELPKAIETIRKEYEHSLQQVFEHDRLCHSAHFQAAKDLGKGWSEYLSGLLEVLHYADHSRTDVEDAQGFFNNAYIIVTADRDVSSSELDRLVAAGTELFNALEIVFRHAERIQLDSVLLKRLEIDSWASGLGKFEFVPPTRENMSQWINVMDSWINATYSPLSHLHHAALEELLLTEAKISNWTIGKKSKIESAPEASAVVKDYPKMTPGKERELQKKLGLWDRFQTADGLIPGILRFSASSAIIGGILYSTIYWIIVL; encoded by the coding sequence ATGGACTTTGTATATCCTGAGAACCCGCTCCATGTTCCTAAAGATTTAACAACTCCTACGGCAAATCTTAAAAGAAATCTATGGTTAGCCGTAGCAGGCCTAATCGGATTCGCAGTCATTTATATAACAATTGCGGCTTGGTTTACATGGGCCACTTTTTATTTAATTACTGCTGGCTTTGAATCTAGACATTCCAATTTATATACTATCATTTCTGCAATGGTCTCAGGCATAATTTCTTTCTTTATGCTCAAGGCATTATTCTTCGTAAAGAAAGGTGAAATTTCCCAAGAGTATGAGGTCACTGAAAAGACTGAACCTAAACTATTTAAATTCTTATATAGATTAGCTGATGAGACTGGAGCGCCTAGACCTCATAGAGTGTTTCTTTCTTCTAGAGTGAATGCTTGTGTATTCTATGATCTATCCATTCTGAATTTCTTTTTTCCATCCAAGAAAAATCTGGAGATAGGTCTTGGCCTTGTGAATGTACTTACAATCAGTGAACTAAAAGCAGTGCTCGCTCATGAGTTCGGACATTTTGCACAAAAGAGTATGGCTGTTGGTAATTGGGTTTATATCGCTCAACAAATCGCTGCTCATATTATTGCGAGAAGAGATGCATTAGATGATTTTTTGAAAAGTTGGTCTTATACAGATCCCAGATTGGCATGGATATTCTGGATTTTGCGTCTTGCCATTTGGTCTTTAAGGGCATCTTTAGAAACAATTTTTAATTTGGTGCTCATGGCTCAACATGCTCTGTCCAGAGAAATGGAATTTCAGGCGGATTTGGTATCTGTTTCAGTAACTGGAAGTGATGCATTGATCCATGCATTACATAAATTACAAGCAGCAGACGCTACTTGGGATAGCGCCCAAGATTTTTTTTACAGACAAGCTCAGGAACATAAGGCTGCAGCAAGTATTTTTAAACTTCATTTACGCACAATCGATCATATGGGAAGAATCCTGAACGACCCTGACTTTTGTAGAGTAACAGTTCTTCCGCAAACAAATCCAGGTGCGCATAGGGTCTTTACCTCTGAGATCGCGCAGCCTCCTCGTATGTGGGCTACGCATCCTTATAATCATGAAAGAGAGAATAATGCTAAAAGAAATTACGTTTCTGCAAAATTAGATGATCGAGACAGCTGGGTGATCTTTGACGATCCGGAAGAGCTTAAGGCCAAATTTACAAAACAACTTCTCGTAAAATTACCTGAAGAGGTTGGGACTAACGAAGAGCTGATCTCAAAGTTAGACGAGGAATACCAACAGGAATATTTAAATAGTAAATATAGAGGAGCCTATCTTGGCAGATCCTTTGTAAGGCATGCGGAGAAGCCAGAAAATTTCTTTGATCATAAGATTGACTCTATTTCAAAAACTTTGGGAGAATTATATCCTCCTTCATTATCCGAGGATCTAGAGAAGTTGAAAAATTTAGAAAGAGAACTAAACTTACTTTCTGCATTGAGAGATGGATTTTTAGTTCCCCCGGATGGTATTATACGCTTTAGAGGAAATGAGATCAAGAAGAGGGAATTACCTAAGGCGATCGAAACAATTCGGAAAGAATATGAACATTCTTTGCAGCAAGTATTTGAGCATGATAGGCTTTGTCATTCTGCACATTTTCAGGCTGCAAAAGATCTAGGAAAAGGCTGGTCTGAATATTTATCAGGCTTGTTGGAAGTCCTACATTATGCGGATCATTCTCGTACGGATGTAGAGGATGCCCAAGGATTTTTCAATAATGCTTATATTATAGTAACTGCGGATAGAGATGTTAGCTCCAGTGAATTGGACAGATTGGTAGCGGCAGGAACTGAACTTTTTAATGCACTTGAGATTGTTTTCAGACATGCAGAAAGAATACAGCTAGACTCAGTGCTTTTAAAACGATTGGAAATAGATTCCTGGGCTTCTGGATTAGGAAAATTCGAGTTTGTTCCTCCTACTCGGGAGAATATGAGCCAATGGATAAATGTAATGGACTCTTGGATAAACGCAACTTACAGTCCTCTCTCTCATTTACATCATGCTGCCTTAGAAGAGTTACTTCTTACGGAGGCTAAAATTTCAAATTGGACTATAGGTAAGAAGTCCAAAATAGAATCGGCTCCTGAAGCTTCTGCAGTCGTGAAAGATTATCCTAAAATGACTCCTGGCAAAGAAAGAGAATTACAAAAAAAGTTGGGTCTCTGGGATAGATTCCAGACTGCAGACGGACTTATTCCTGGTATCCTTAGGTTTTCTGCATCTTCTGCGATCATTGGCGGGATCTTATATTCAACGATCTATTGGATTATAGTATTATAA
- a CDS encoding ATP-binding cassette domain-containing protein, giving the protein MSEKKTPIIVLEEVSLSSSKRTYMSGVNLQVEAGEFLGILGRSGSGKSTLLRLLLDLPIPSSWKKTGSIRIFGKSKKEIPARWIQPVFQDPVLGFNPIWTLEKSLREPLQLFKEENLYGSLLEKWIPILGLEGKDRNRLPSFFSGGELQRFSLLRALLCRPKILCLDEATSALDPILNHQVLRALSDLNKKEGVTILWVTHNIKSANKFCSRIVEMEELNRAPINSH; this is encoded by the coding sequence GTGTCCGAGAAAAAAACACCTATCATCGTTTTGGAAGAAGTTTCTCTATCTTCTTCCAAAAGGACTTATATGTCCGGGGTGAACCTACAAGTAGAAGCAGGAGAATTTCTCGGAATTTTGGGCCGTTCCGGTTCTGGAAAGTCCACACTCTTGCGACTATTATTAGACCTTCCGATTCCTTCTTCTTGGAAAAAAACAGGAAGTATTCGTATTTTCGGAAAATCCAAAAAAGAAATTCCAGCAAGATGGATCCAACCTGTTTTTCAAGATCCTGTTTTAGGTTTTAATCCAATTTGGACCTTGGAAAAAAGTTTAAGAGAGCCCTTGCAATTATTCAAAGAAGAAAACTTATACGGATCTTTATTAGAAAAATGGATCCCAATCTTGGGATTAGAGGGTAAGGATAGAAATCGTCTTCCTTCTTTTTTTTCGGGAGGAGAACTACAAAGATTTTCTCTTCTTCGTGCACTTCTTTGCCGCCCTAAAATTTTATGTTTGGATGAAGCTACTTCTGCTTTAGATCCAATATTAAATCATCAAGTTTTACGGGCCCTTTCTGATCTGAATAAGAAAGAAGGAGTTACGATCCTTTGGGTAACTCATAATATTAAATCCGCAAATAAGTTCTGCTCACGTATTGTAGAGATGGAGGAGCTGAATCGGGCTCCGATAAACTCTCATTAA
- a CDS encoding hydroxymethylglutaryl-CoA lyase: protein MSLKITEVGPRDGLQNEKSEVPTQDKLAFIQKLVAAGLKHIEATSFVRKENIPQLGDAKELSASLDLKGDIHFSALTPNLKGYQAAISSGFKEVAVFTAASESFTKKNINRTIQESIDGFKEIFAEAKKDGVLVRGYVSTVIDCPYEGKIDPKKVLEVSKILLDQGAYEISLGETIGTAVPAEVDKLLNTLLKEIPADKLAGHFHDTYGMAISNVQKSYELGIRSFDSSSGGLGGCPYAKGASGNLATEDLVYFFHKSGIQTGIDLSKLLEASAFMEGILQRKLASRSYIALKAKAAS from the coding sequence ATGAGTTTGAAAATTACGGAAGTAGGACCAAGAGACGGACTCCAAAATGAAAAGTCGGAGGTCCCAACGCAGGATAAATTAGCTTTTATCCAAAAGCTGGTCGCGGCTGGCCTAAAACATATAGAAGCAACTTCTTTCGTAAGAAAAGAAAACATTCCACAACTTGGAGATGCAAAAGAACTCTCCGCCTCCTTGGATCTAAAAGGAGATATTCATTTTAGTGCACTCACTCCTAATTTAAAAGGATACCAAGCTGCAATCTCCTCCGGATTTAAAGAAGTAGCAGTTTTCACAGCAGCCTCTGAATCATTCACCAAAAAGAATATCAATCGAACCATACAAGAATCCATAGATGGTTTTAAGGAAATTTTTGCGGAAGCAAAGAAGGATGGAGTGCTGGTAAGAGGTTATGTTTCTACAGTAATCGATTGCCCTTACGAAGGAAAAATTGATCCAAAAAAGGTTTTAGAAGTTTCTAAAATACTTTTGGACCAAGGTGCATACGAGATCTCTTTAGGAGAAACGATTGGTACTGCAGTTCCTGCAGAAGTAGATAAATTGCTTAATACTCTTCTGAAAGAAATTCCTGCGGATAAATTAGCTGGGCATTTTCATGATACGTATGGAATGGCGATCTCTAATGTACAAAAATCCTATGAGTTAGGAATTCGATCTTTTGATTCTTCTTCAGGAGGACTCGGAGGTTGTCCTTATGCAAAAGGTGCATCCGGAAATCTGGCAACAGAAGATTTGGTTTATTTCTTCCATAAGTCGGGGATCCAAACCGGGATAGATCTTTCTAAATTATTAGAAGCTTCCGCGTTTATGGAAGGGATTTTACAAAGAAAATTAGCTTCTCGTTCCTATATTGCATTAAAAGCAAAAGCGGCTTCTTAA
- a CDS encoding TIGR02757 family protein, with product MSSSTLSKEKNLKKSFDLLYKNYTKPEFLDSDPLFLCYLYDSPEDREFVGLLSALFAYGNVTAIRGFLARLLEPMGKNPKQYLLNHGTKIWKNKLGPYRFQKEKDILLFLQAIRLAYLEIGKSGEKFLESWFSPIHPKDTGLEKRISGFQSRLSEILNDLDPGWKSYGLGFLIGLGNPKSAHKRYCMFLRWMVRKEGPDLGLYKQIKTSELLFPLDTHINRLSNILGITERRTSDFKKSREVTDYFQKFYPEDPLRMDFALCRLGILRKCKTAYVAELCESCDLKEVCKIYGKKKKSGTATEN from the coding sequence ATGTCCTCTTCTACCCTTTCCAAAGAGAAAAATCTGAAAAAAAGTTTTGATCTTTTATATAAGAATTATACAAAACCTGAATTTTTAGATTCAGATCCATTATTTTTATGTTATCTATATGATTCGCCGGAAGACAGAGAATTTGTAGGACTTCTATCCGCGTTATTTGCCTATGGGAATGTAACTGCGATCAGAGGTTTTCTCGCAAGGCTTTTGGAGCCAATGGGTAAAAATCCAAAACAATATTTACTCAATCATGGAACCAAGATCTGGAAAAATAAATTAGGACCTTATCGCTTCCAAAAAGAAAAAGATATTTTATTATTCTTACAAGCAATCCGACTCGCCTATCTGGAAATTGGAAAATCAGGAGAGAAGTTTTTAGAATCTTGGTTTAGTCCGATCCATCCTAAAGATACAGGTTTAGAAAAAAGGATCTCCGGTTTTCAATCCAGACTTTCTGAAATTTTAAACGACTTGGATCCAGGTTGGAAGTCCTACGGGCTTGGTTTTTTGATCGGACTCGGAAATCCTAAATCTGCACACAAACGTTATTGTATGTTCTTAAGATGGATGGTTCGCAAAGAAGGACCTGATCTTGGGTTATACAAACAGATCAAAACCTCTGAGTTATTATTTCCTTTAGATACTCATATCAATCGTCTTTCTAATATTTTAGGAATTACTGAAAGAAGGACTTCTGATTTTAAAAAATCAAGAGAGGTCACAGATTATTTCCAAAAGTTTTATCCGGAAGACCCATTGAGAATGGACTTTGCTCTTTGTAGGCTTGGGATCTTACGTAAATGCAAAACTGCATACGTAGCTGAGCTATGTGAGTCCTGCGACTTAAAAGAGGTTTGTAAGATTTATGGGAAAAAGAAGAAGAGTGGTACCGCCACGGAGAATTGA
- a CDS encoding adenylosuccinate synthase codes for MPATLVVGTQWGDEGKAKVIDYLSKDTDIIVRYQGGANAGHTVVVHGKKYVFHLVPSGIIYDQTVCVIGNGVVLDPTFFIEECDKLQAEGFPVYDKLLISDACHLLFPFHGLIDSARESSCTPDRKIGTTKKGIGICYADKMMRIGLRVGDLRESDFETRLQHLVDEKNRELVKLYDGEELSAKDILENVKKFYSKIQKNIINTPYYLESQLKAGKKVLLEGAQGTGLDVDFGTYPYVTSSNPTTGGAFIGSGIAFHHLKSVIGITKAYTTRVGEGPFPTELLGEEGERLRTLGAEYGATTGRPRRCGWFDTEVLRHAVRINGLTSIALTKIDVLSAYDKIPVAVAYERNGKKLDCFPSQGLDQVKVIYEEFPGWKTDITGIGEFDKLPSACKDYIRALEKLIGVRIDLISTGPDRKDTIASGF; via the coding sequence ATGCCCGCAACATTAGTGGTCGGAACCCAATGGGGTGACGAAGGGAAAGCAAAAGTAATCGATTACCTTTCCAAAGATACGGATATCATAGTACGTTACCAGGGCGGAGCCAACGCTGGACATACAGTCGTGGTTCATGGCAAAAAATATGTTTTTCATTTGGTGCCATCAGGGATCATCTACGACCAGACAGTTTGTGTGATCGGGAACGGAGTTGTTTTAGACCCGACATTTTTTATCGAAGAATGTGATAAACTACAGGCAGAAGGATTTCCAGTATATGATAAACTTCTGATCAGTGATGCATGCCATCTTCTTTTCCCATTCCATGGACTCATCGATTCTGCTAGAGAAAGTTCCTGCACTCCAGATCGTAAGATCGGAACTACTAAAAAAGGGATCGGTATCTGTTACGCAGATAAAATGATGAGGATCGGTCTTCGTGTAGGAGATCTTAGAGAGAGCGATTTCGAAACCAGACTACAACATCTGGTAGATGAAAAGAATAGAGAACTCGTCAAACTTTATGATGGAGAGGAACTCTCCGCCAAAGATATTTTAGAGAATGTAAAAAAATTCTACTCTAAGATCCAAAAAAATATTATCAATACTCCTTATTACTTAGAATCCCAATTAAAAGCGGGCAAAAAAGTACTATTAGAAGGTGCACAAGGAACAGGACTAGATGTTGATTTTGGTACTTATCCTTATGTAACCAGTTCCAATCCTACAACTGGTGGAGCTTTTATAGGTTCTGGAATTGCATTCCATCATTTAAAAAGTGTGATCGGAATTACAAAAGCTTATACCACAAGAGTGGGAGAAGGTCCTTTCCCTACGGAACTTCTTGGGGAAGAAGGAGAAAGACTCAGAACCCTAGGCGCAGAATATGGCGCTACCACCGGAAGACCAAGACGTTGCGGTTGGTTTGATACAGAAGTTCTAAGACATGCAGTTCGTATCAACGGACTTACATCCATTGCACTTACTAAGATAGATGTTCTTTCTGCTTATGATAAAATTCCTGTGGCAGTTGCTTACGAAAGGAATGGCAAAAAACTGGATTGTTTCCCATCTCAGGGACTAGACCAAGTAAAGGTGATCTACGAAGAATTCCCTGGTTGGAAGACGGACATCACTGGCATCGGAGAATTCGATAAACTTCCTTCTGCTTGTAAGGATTATATCCGTGCTTTGGAAAAACTGATAGGTGTTCGTATTGATTTGATCTCTACAGGACCGGACAGAAAGGACACGATCGCTTCCGGATTCTAA
- a CDS encoding ATP phosphoribosyltransferase regulatory subunit, whose product MTHNPPEFSEKKWIPDGFHFFGPNESSERRELLNSLSSKLKEFKYSEVFLPSFDYSSSFLLTMSAEDSSALYRFRDSDGNEISPSADLTVQAVKGMAGFAHRKENQRIFYQGKIFRDYGRKSGSRKEILQVGAEHIGGSGAPAILGILKEISGLFSGIKLRSPLTVVLGNVGVFHSVLESLELSRSEKRQLSFLLYRKNLPEIRRFLENRKASRIFPVLESLCLGFVSHKEDLGKKFASLGLSDSFQKIISETGEIIGSLGKTPGVEFCSDYTLIPDLEYYTGFVFQGYVSGSSEPVLTGGAYDHLYELFSGTQKDACGFAVNVDALEAVLG is encoded by the coding sequence ATGACACATAATCCTCCAGAGTTTAGCGAGAAAAAATGGATCCCGGACGGATTCCATTTTTTTGGACCGAACGAGAGTTCGGAAAGAAGGGAACTTCTAAATTCCCTCAGTTCCAAGCTCAAAGAATTCAAATACTCTGAGGTATTTTTACCTTCTTTTGATTATTCTTCTTCTTTTTTGCTTACCATGTCAGCAGAAGACTCCTCTGCTTTATATAGATTCAGGGATTCTGATGGAAATGAGATCTCGCCTAGCGCGGATCTGACTGTTCAGGCTGTAAAAGGTATGGCCGGTTTTGCGCACCGCAAAGAAAACCAACGTATCTTTTATCAGGGAAAAATTTTCAGAGACTATGGTAGAAAGAGCGGATCTAGAAAAGAAATCCTGCAAGTAGGTGCGGAACATATAGGTGGTTCAGGCGCCCCAGCTATTTTAGGAATTTTGAAAGAGATTTCTGGATTATTCTCCGGAATTAAACTGCGTTCGCCATTGACTGTTGTGTTAGGCAATGTTGGAGTCTTTCATTCTGTTCTGGAGTCATTAGAACTTTCCAGATCTGAAAAAAGGCAATTATCGTTTTTATTATATAGGAAAAATCTTCCGGAGATCCGACGGTTTCTGGAAAATAGAAAGGCTTCTAGGATTTTTCCTGTATTAGAATCTTTATGTTTGGGATTTGTTTCTCATAAGGAAGATCTAGGTAAGAAGTTTGCTTCTTTAGGACTTTCTGATTCTTTCCAAAAAATCATCTCCGAAACGGGAGAAATTATAGGTTCACTCGGCAAAACTCCTGGTGTGGAATTTTGTTCGGATTATACTCTTATTCCAGATTTGGAATATTATACTGGATTCGTTTTCCAAGGTTACGTGTCCGGAAGTTCAGAACCAGTTCTAACCGGAGGAGCTTATGATCATCTTTATGAGCTATTCTCCGGAACCCAAAAAGACGCCTGCGGATTTGCGGTCAATGTTGATGCGCTGGAAGCGGTATTGGGATAA
- a CDS encoding 1-acyl-sn-glycerol-3-phosphate acyltransferase, translated as MAEKEQSVGRWQKEFFENIHLFKRSGMSEEEAKKILQKFLYLCSVTPMPPVMDVFKDPSSLERIGVYTPPEKKAREFMIEFLSPIMKFFTVEGIENLAAVKPLIGKYPVTLISNHLSHLDAPAIFQLLYHASPEGREVAEQLVFIAGRLAYEPDFTRLGLYMFGTLLVCSKRDMADNPSLSDVMTKINMRAFRHSQKLQQEGKIAAIFPEGTRSRDGRLMPFVDTVYHYVANKVILPISLEKTDKILPTTSLLFNQVAGKLTIGKPVLVGELSKKEMAHFPKDVEHLPFPEHGDKKQFLIDNLALLVGQNLNKHQHGIYRNLYSADARDENKLIKVPKEPKEKVVVIGNSSMGIAIATVLANKDVNVLVYHPDKEYTSQSNTERRDLRTYSLYKLPPNLIFTSDPEDLKTATLFIQGTNPWELHTIYPDLQPYLSKNKAPFFNIIKGFTSAGLILDDLQHGLGIEDDRIGVISGACYPDQIMERKISGFEIAAVNESLIPRIQKLLTTGYIFPRSAIIPTDVKGVQLGGALKTIYALVMGIVEGYFQQTLGGNVDNSLFHLSNRFFNEMVNVGVRMGGKPETFQGLSGLTDFMLSCFGTDAKDRKTGYDIANGHPSEKMSNGFYGLKVMPNLMKIDPNEVPIMYAAYEVVINKKDVRKVAEGMEERLSRV; from the coding sequence ATGGCAGAAAAAGAACAATCCGTCGGAAGATGGCAGAAGGAATTCTTCGAGAACATTCACCTATTCAAAAGATCAGGAATGAGCGAAGAAGAAGCTAAAAAGATACTTCAGAAATTTCTTTATCTTTGTTCAGTAACTCCAATGCCTCCGGTCATGGATGTTTTTAAGGATCCATCTTCTTTAGAAAGGATCGGTGTATATACCCCTCCTGAAAAGAAAGCCAGGGAATTCATGATCGAATTCCTTTCTCCTATCATGAAATTTTTTACCGTCGAAGGTATCGAAAACCTAGCCGCAGTAAAACCTCTGATCGGAAAATACCCGGTTACCTTGATTTCCAATCACCTCAGCCATTTGGACGCTCCTGCAATCTTCCAACTTTTATATCATGCTTCTCCAGAAGGTAGAGAAGTAGCGGAACAACTCGTATTCATCGCTGGACGTTTGGCTTACGAACCAGATTTTACAAGACTCGGATTGTATATGTTCGGAACTCTTTTGGTCTGCTCTAAAAGAGACATGGCGGATAACCCAAGTCTTTCAGACGTGATGACCAAAATTAATATGAGGGCATTCCGACATTCTCAAAAATTACAACAAGAAGGAAAGATCGCTGCAATCTTCCCGGAAGGAACCAGATCCAGAGACGGAAGGTTAATGCCTTTTGTGGACACGGTCTATCACTATGTTGCAAACAAGGTCATTCTTCCAATTTCATTGGAGAAGACTGACAAAATCCTTCCTACCACAAGCCTACTCTTCAACCAGGTAGCAGGAAAACTAACTATCGGTAAACCAGTGTTAGTCGGAGAATTGTCTAAAAAGGAAATGGCTCATTTCCCTAAAGATGTTGAACATCTTCCATTCCCGGAACATGGGGACAAAAAACAATTCCTGATCGATAATTTGGCTCTACTTGTAGGGCAAAACCTGAACAAACACCAACATGGTATTTACAGAAACTTGTACAGTGCGGATGCTAGGGACGAAAACAAACTCATCAAGGTACCTAAAGAACCTAAAGAGAAGGTTGTGGTGATCGGAAATAGCAGTATGGGAATTGCGATCGCAACCGTGCTTGCCAATAAAGATGTGAATGTTTTGGTCTATCATCCTGACAAAGAATACACTTCTCAGTCGAATACAGAAAGAAGAGACCTAAGAACTTATTCTCTATACAAACTTCCTCCAAACCTAATATTCACTTCTGATCCGGAAGATCTAAAAACCGCAACATTATTTATCCAAGGAACCAATCCTTGGGAGTTGCATACGATCTATCCTGATCTTCAACCTTATCTTTCTAAGAACAAGGCTCCATTCTTCAATATTATCAAAGGTTTTACCAGTGCTGGTTTGATCCTAGACGATCTACAACATGGATTAGGAATAGAAGACGATAGGATAGGAGTGATCTCTGGTGCTTGTTATCCTGACCAGATCATGGAGAGAAAAATTTCTGGATTCGAGATCGCGGCCGTGAACGAAAGCCTGATCCCTCGCATTCAAAAATTATTAACTACAGGTTATATTTTCCCAAGATCTGCGATCATCCCTACAGATGTAAAAGGTGTTCAGTTAGGCGGAGCACTCAAAACAATTTATGCACTTGTAATGGGAATTGTAGAAGGTTATTTCCAACAAACTTTAGGTGGAAATGTGGATAATTCTCTATTCCATCTTTCCAATCGTTTCTTCAACGAGATGGTAAATGTGGGAGTTCGTATGGGAGGAAAACCAGAAACATTCCAAGGTTTATCTGGACTCACTGACTTTATGTTATCTTGTTTCGGAACAGATGCAAAAGATAGAAAAACAGGTTATGATATAGCGAACGGACATCCTTCTGAAAAAATGTCTAACGGATTCTACGGATTAAAGGTAATGCCAAACCTAATGAAAATAGATCCGAATGAAGTTCCTATCATGTATGCTGCTTACGAAGTGGTCATCAATAAAAAAGACGTTCGTAAAGTTGCAGAAGGAATGGAAGAGAGACTTTCGAGAGTTTAA
- a CDS encoding TetR/AcrR family transcriptional regulator: protein MKRIEQSNRVRAKILEVSRKLFVSEGYEKATIRRIIEEAEITTGSLYHFFKNKEEILLAIAGEVFNEAGETAERLVGEMDPPLVFAMEIGLQFYLCQKKLTIAETYLAAYKTQGVTDMIGNRGSHRSKILFEKYNPEFDEQEYLIRTLAFRGVFQSLLEEMVYSGKIDRLRMMTTVIQLGLTTFGVPKEEMEIALQKTFRLLKERASEIEALSEGLLEIFVNGR from the coding sequence ATGAAGAGAATAGAACAGTCCAATCGAGTTCGGGCTAAAATTTTAGAAGTATCCCGAAAACTTTTCGTAAGCGAAGGATATGAGAAGGCAACCATACGTAGGATCATCGAGGAAGCAGAGATCACTACAGGAAGTCTTTATCATTTTTTCAAGAACAAGGAAGAGATACTACTCGCAATAGCGGGAGAAGTATTCAATGAAGCGGGTGAGACCGCCGAACGCCTGGTAGGTGAAATGGATCCTCCATTGGTTTTTGCCATGGAAATAGGATTACAATTCTATCTTTGCCAGAAAAAGCTTACCATAGCGGAAACATACTTAGCGGCTTATAAGACCCAGGGTGTGACCGATATGATAGGAAATCGGGGCTCTCATAGAAGCAAGATCCTATTCGAAAAATATAATCCCGAATTTGACGAACAAGAATATCTAATCCGTACTTTGGCCTTCAGAGGGGTCTTCCAAAGCCTTTTGGAAGAAATGGTATATTCCGGAAAAATAGACAGACTCAGAATGATGACCACAGTCATCCAACTGGGGCTGACTACATTCGGAGTTCCCAAAGAAGAAATGGAAATTGCATTACAAAAAACTTTCAGACTTCTGAAAGAAAGAGCTTCTGAGATAGAAGCTCTTTCTGAAGGATTACTGGAAATTTTCGTAAACGGAAGATAG